From a region of the Streptacidiphilus albus JL83 genome:
- a CDS encoding helix-turn-helix domain-containing protein, with protein sequence MEFNKIIGKRIEKGRRRKGLLQHELAAAVGRSESWVGQVQHRETLRRVTELHHGLRTHKTAGTRSLGEHVIDTRSLLKTTGSVA encoded by the coding sequence ATGGAGTTCAACAAGATCATTGGCAAGCGCATCGAGAAGGGCCGGAGGCGCAAGGGCTTGCTGCAGCACGAGCTCGCAGCTGCAGTCGGCCGGTCCGAGTCGTGGGTGGGCCAGGTCCAGCACCGCGAGACCCTTCGCCGCGTCACCGAGCTGCACCACGGCCTGCGGACCCACAAGACCGCGGGGACGCGGAGCCTTGGTGAACACGTGATCGATACCCGAAGCCTGCTCAAGACCACCGGGAGTGTCGCATGA
- a CDS encoding HAD-IA family hydrolase, whose translation MSRRTGLILDFGGVLTTSVPACAVGFDRRAGLPEGMFLSVIAKNPEGAALYADLERGTITQAEWNERTGALLGIDGTNLLGRVLLDLHPEPSVIAAAQAARAQGVRVGIFSNSLGSEPHDVYAGYDFDRLYDTVLISEHYKLRKPDAEIYTIMLGLMELPGEACVFVDDTARNLPPAEDLGIATILAKEPADTIAQMEAILGMPLTARR comes from the coding sequence ATGAGCCGCCGTACAGGCCTGATCCTCGACTTCGGCGGAGTCCTGACCACAAGCGTGCCCGCCTGCGCGGTGGGCTTCGACCGCCGGGCCGGCCTGCCCGAGGGGATGTTCTTGTCCGTCATCGCCAAGAACCCCGAAGGCGCCGCCCTCTACGCGGACCTGGAGCGAGGGACGATCACCCAGGCCGAGTGGAACGAGCGTACGGGCGCCCTGCTCGGCATCGACGGCACCAACCTGCTCGGCCGGGTCCTCCTGGACCTGCACCCCGAGCCGTCGGTCATCGCCGCAGCGCAGGCCGCTCGTGCGCAGGGCGTGAGGGTCGGGATCTTCTCCAACAGTCTCGGCAGCGAGCCGCACGACGTCTACGCCGGTTACGACTTCGACCGGCTCTATGACACTGTGCTGATCTCCGAGCACTACAAGCTGCGCAAACCCGACGCCGAGATCTACACGATCATGCTCGGTCTCATGGAACTGCCCGGCGAGGCATGCGTCTTCGTGGACGACACCGCCCGCAACCTCCCGCCCGCCGAAGACCTCGGAATCGCCACCATCCTCGCCAAGGAGCCGGCAGACACGATCGCGCAGATGGAAGCCATTCTCGGCATGCCGCTAACCGCTCGACGCTGA
- a CDS encoding ATP-binding protein, with translation MSEHPTAAPLLDRLARLRERVALLVERRSAVDPTAADPLRGLYLSEEAVGHLLRPAAEEAVEPETWTGTGTDGDRLLELAERLGLSTLDARILLLALAPDLDRSFEPLYGYLNDDVGRRRATVGLALDLCGLPAHSAVGRARFHPGAPLAALGLLALAETERPFLSRSLQVPDRVTAFLLGDDAPDAALAGHARLLPEQAVPAVPAVRAARAGAAADAGPDPLTAKLAKRLAAGPATVYLREQREGDGLACAAAALSAAGLAALHLSAGDGGPEPLPELLREARLRGCAIVVSPLPEQAGPLVRELAGSTVPVLLTGPHPYDPQWCDREVLVLDAPRQRSGGVDLWSDAFAAAGEPGFDLAQAVAPYRLGAERIRRAAGAALDLAAFDGAPLSADHLRLAARQQSASGLERHARRIRPAVGWGDLVLPEAPLAQLHELVLRARHRERVLGEWRLSAGGGRGRGTLALFAGESGTGKTLSAEVVAAELGLDLYVVQLSSVVDKYVGETEKNLERIFTEADRTDAVLLFDEADAVFGKRSAVKDSHDRYANLESAYLLQRLESFDGIVLLTTNLRANIDDAFTRRLDLVVDFPFPDAEQRLALWRHSLAHVPCAEGLDPEPCAAEFELAGGSIRSAAVTAAYAAAGRGSPVTGADLLSGARREYRKAGRLVLEPGSW, from the coding sequence GTGAGCGAGCACCCCACGGCGGCGCCGCTGCTGGACCGACTGGCCCGGCTGCGGGAGCGGGTCGCCCTCCTGGTCGAGCGGCGCAGCGCCGTCGACCCGACCGCCGCCGACCCGCTGCGCGGCCTCTACCTCTCCGAGGAGGCGGTCGGACACCTGCTCCGGCCCGCCGCCGAGGAGGCCGTCGAGCCGGAGACCTGGACCGGAACGGGAACCGACGGCGACCGGTTGCTGGAGCTCGCCGAGCGGCTGGGGCTGAGCACGCTGGACGCCCGGATCCTGCTGCTGGCGCTCGCACCCGACCTGGACCGGAGCTTCGAGCCGCTCTACGGCTACCTCAACGACGACGTCGGCCGCCGCCGCGCGACCGTCGGGCTGGCGCTCGACCTGTGCGGGCTGCCCGCGCACTCGGCCGTGGGACGCGCGCGGTTCCATCCGGGGGCGCCGCTGGCCGCACTGGGGCTGCTGGCGCTCGCGGAGACCGAACGCCCCTTCCTCAGCCGCTCCTTGCAGGTGCCCGACCGGGTCACCGCGTTCCTGCTCGGCGACGACGCCCCGGACGCGGCGCTCGCCGGACACGCTCGGCTGCTGCCCGAGCAGGCCGTGCCGGCGGTGCCGGCGGTGCGGGCCGCGCGGGCGGGAGCGGCAGCGGACGCCGGCCCCGATCCGCTGACCGCCAAGCTGGCGAAGCGGCTGGCCGCCGGACCGGCGACGGTGTACCTGCGGGAACAGCGCGAGGGGGACGGCCTGGCCTGCGCCGCCGCGGCGCTGTCCGCGGCCGGCCTCGCGGCGCTGCACCTGAGCGCCGGGGACGGCGGCCCGGAGCCGCTGCCGGAGCTGCTCCGCGAGGCGCGGCTGCGCGGCTGCGCCATCGTCGTCTCCCCGCTGCCGGAACAGGCCGGGCCGCTGGTGCGGGAGTTGGCCGGGAGTACGGTGCCGGTGCTGCTGACCGGTCCGCATCCGTACGACCCGCAGTGGTGCGACCGCGAGGTGCTGGTGCTCGACGCTCCCCGGCAGCGCTCGGGCGGGGTGGACCTGTGGTCGGACGCCTTCGCCGCCGCCGGGGAACCCGGGTTCGACCTGGCGCAGGCGGTCGCGCCCTACCGGCTCGGCGCGGAGCGGATCCGCCGCGCGGCCGGGGCCGCCCTGGACCTGGCGGCCTTCGACGGCGCCCCGCTCTCCGCCGACCACCTGCGGCTCGCCGCCCGGCAGCAGTCCGCCTCCGGGCTGGAACGGCACGCCCGCCGGATCCGGCCCGCCGTCGGCTGGGGCGACCTGGTCCTGCCCGAGGCGCCGCTGGCGCAGCTGCACGAGCTGGTGCTGCGGGCCCGGCACCGGGAGCGGGTGCTCGGCGAGTGGCGGCTCAGCGCGGGCGGCGGTCGCGGCCGGGGCACGCTGGCGCTGTTCGCCGGCGAGTCCGGCACCGGCAAGACGCTGTCCGCCGAGGTGGTCGCCGCCGAGCTCGGCCTGGACCTCTACGTCGTCCAACTCTCCTCGGTCGTCGACAAGTACGTCGGGGAGACCGAGAAGAACCTGGAACGGATCTTCACCGAGGCCGACCGCACCGACGCGGTGCTGCTCTTCGACGAGGCCGACGCGGTCTTCGGCAAGCGCTCGGCGGTCAAGGACTCCCACGACCGCTACGCCAACCTGGAGAGCGCCTACCTGCTCCAGCGGCTGGAGTCCTTCGACGGCATCGTCCTGCTGACCACCAATCTGCGCGCCAACATCGACGACGCGTTCACCCGGCGGCTGGACCTGGTGGTCGACTTCCCCTTCCCCGACGCCGAGCAGCGGCTCGCGCTGTGGCGGCACAGCCTGGCCCACGTGCCGTGCGCGGAGGGCCTTGACCCGGAGCCCTGCGCCGCCGAGTTCGAACTGGCCGGCGGCTCGATCCGGAGCGCCGCGGTCACCGCCGCCTATGCCGCGGCCGGCCGCGGCTCCCCGGTCACCGGCGCCGACCTGCTCTCCGGCGCCCGGCGCGAGTACCGCAAGGCCGGGCGGCTGGTACTGGAGCCGGGCAGCTGGTGA
- a CDS encoding DUF4255 domain-containing protein, with amino-acid sequence MIHEVDEVLRGMLRGGALAGTGVEIAFDAPTRDWAARRNAPTLDAYLYDIREDANRRERGAVAVRDERGFVVSRRQPPRWFRLSYLITAWTKRPEDEHRLLSAVLATLLPQEVLPPAALTGALADLGLAVPITVAGPPAESRSLADIWSALGGELKPSLDVVITAPFPAYPEYDAGPPVTEGAAVRVRGVDGTLEDSAERRHQPRHFSRNAVRRAPGARSQ; translated from the coding sequence GTGATCCATGAGGTGGACGAGGTTCTCCGGGGAATGCTGCGCGGCGGCGCGCTGGCCGGGACCGGCGTCGAGATCGCCTTCGACGCCCCCACCCGGGACTGGGCGGCCCGGCGCAACGCGCCGACCCTCGACGCCTACCTCTACGACATCCGCGAGGACGCCAACCGGCGCGAGCGCGGAGCGGTGGCGGTCCGCGACGAGCGCGGGTTCGTGGTCAGCAGGCGCCAGCCCCCGCGCTGGTTCCGGCTCTCCTACCTGATCACCGCCTGGACCAAGCGGCCCGAGGACGAGCACCGGCTGCTGTCCGCGGTCCTGGCCACCCTGCTGCCGCAGGAGGTCCTGCCGCCCGCTGCACTGACCGGGGCGCTCGCCGACCTCGGCCTGGCCGTGCCGATCACCGTCGCCGGACCGCCGGCCGAGTCGCGGTCCCTGGCCGACATCTGGTCCGCCCTCGGCGGCGAACTCAAGCCCTCGCTGGACGTGGTGATCACCGCCCCCTTCCCGGCCTACCCCGAGTACGACGCCGGGCCGCCGGTCACCGAGGGCGCGGCGGTGCGGGTCAGGGGCGTCGACGGGACCCTGGAGGACTCGGCCGAACGCCGGCACCAGCCCCGGCACTTCAGCCGCAACGCGGTCCGCCGCGCCCCGGGGGCCCGGTCCCAGTGA
- a CDS encoding helix-turn-helix transcriptional regulator, protein MHTSFEPAGALSRIPVAVHAPDPISLAGVTSQLRQEPAIELVEQASERPGRVAVLLADALDQPTMSRLRRLVRTDGARAVLVVRSIREADLLDVIECGVGAIVWRHEATGHRLVQAVLAASRGDGDLPGDLLGRLITQVGTLQRSSAAHPGGIPSAGLAPREVDVLRLVAEGLDTGEIAGKLSYSERTVKNVMHGLTTRLQLRNRAHAVAYALREGHI, encoded by the coding sequence TTGCACACGTCCTTCGAACCGGCGGGCGCGCTGAGCCGGATCCCGGTCGCGGTGCACGCGCCGGATCCGATCTCCCTCGCCGGGGTCACCAGCCAACTGCGCCAGGAACCCGCGATAGAGCTGGTCGAACAGGCCAGCGAGCGGCCCGGACGGGTCGCCGTCCTGCTGGCCGACGCACTGGACCAGCCGACCATGTCCCGGCTGCGCCGGCTGGTGCGGACCGACGGCGCGCGCGCCGTCCTGGTCGTCCGGTCGATCCGCGAGGCCGACCTGCTCGACGTGATCGAGTGCGGGGTCGGGGCCATCGTCTGGCGGCACGAGGCCACCGGGCACCGGCTGGTCCAGGCCGTGCTCGCCGCCTCGCGCGGCGACGGCGACCTGCCCGGCGACCTGCTGGGGCGGCTGATCACCCAGGTGGGCACCCTGCAGCGGAGCTCGGCCGCGCATCCCGGGGGCATCCCCTCCGCCGGGCTCGCGCCGCGCGAGGTCGACGTGCTGCGGCTGGTGGCCGAGGGACTGGACACCGGCGAGATCGCCGGCAAACTGTCGTACTCCGAACGCACCGTCAAGAACGTGATGCACGGACTCACCACCCGGCTGCAGCTGCGCAACCGGGCCCACGCGGTGGCCTACGCCCTGCGTGAGGGACACATCTGA